DNA sequence from the Armatimonadota bacterium genome:
GTTACACCAATCCGAGAGGAGCTTAGTATTTATTATGCTGCCTTTCGCTTAGTAGAAAGTTCTTCGATAAAATAAATGCCCTCCTCTGCCTCATCGAAATCTGGGCGTATTGCAAGTGCTTGCCGGAAAGCCATTTTTGCTAGCTCATAGGCACCAATCTCTATGTAACAATTCCCAAGCTCGACGAATACTGGGGCGTTTCTTGGGCTATAGGAAAGACCTGCGCGGTACACGTCAATGGCATCTTTGTACCTGCCCGAAGTTGCAAGCATTCTAGCTGCTGCAAAATAAGCATCTGCATAAGTTGGGTCCATCTCGACAGCTTTGGCGAAGCACTGTAGTGCATTGGTCAGCTGATTTCGTTCGCCGTAGAGTCGCCCGAGTTCGACGTAGGCATCGAGGTAAGTTGGCCGCAGTTCGATTGCCCAGCGAAAATGCTTCTCCGCTGTTTCGAAATCGCCCAAATTCTTTACACATATCCCCAATCTGTATCTGATTTCGGCATTGTCATGGCCCATTTCAAGAACGGCAGAGTATCTCTCTTTGGCCTCCGGGTATTTTGCTTGGCTGTATTCGATGTCGCCAATCTCGGTAATCACGCGGATATCATTAGGGCGGAGGCGAAGAATTTCTGTCAGCTGTTCCTTCGCGCGCTCAATATGTCCAAGGCGCACATATACTCTTTTCAAGATTTCGTGCTTCTGAGCGCGATTTGGGGTCATGGAGTTTGTTTTCTCTGGTTCGACTATTTCATCTTGTTCAGATGCGGTGGTCCATCCTGGATCATAATGGTAATCCACTCCGCAGCCACAGGATTCACTTTTTTTATTTCTAGCTGGAACTTTTTTTCTTGCGACTTTGCCCATCCAGCGCTCACCTCAAATCATAATCGTAAATTTCTCTATGCACCTGCCAGGCTTCTTAAGAGAGCGGCTCCCAATGCATTCCTGCCAATTCTAGATTCTGCGCTTTCATGGTTGAGGCTGGTCATTACTGCTATTGAGTCTATTTCTATGGCTGGTACTGGCAGGAGAGGCTTGATTGCTTGGTAAATATAGTCGGCACCAACTGCCTCCATTACATGCTGGGGATGCAGCTTAGCTATGCCTGCCAACTCGTGAGTTCTCAACTCTTTAGTAAAACCCGTTGCAATTTTCTGCAACCCATCTATTTGCAGTTCAACGCATATTGGCTCTAATGAACGGACTTTTCTAATGCCTACAGATGGGCAGGGAGCAGTTTCAATCAGCCTTAAGGCTTCCTTTGTGAGGGGCAAGCTGCCGTCTAGGGAAATGAACGGTTTGTCGAGGGCAACAGCACCTAGCCTTAGCATGTCCATTTCGGTTGCAGTTTCAAAATCGTGGCTGACAGCGAATATGGCGTCTTCTCGTCGCGCAAGGACAGCCTGCATGATCTGGGCTGCTTTGAATCCTGCCACAACTACCACATTATCATAGTCGTCGAGCGTGTCTAGTTGATGGTGGATGATTGGACGGCCATCAAACCAATTCAAACACGCAGGTATTGCAATCCCTAAGTTCCAGGTTATGTTTGTGCAATAGATTATTGCATTCTTTTGTTGCACCCTAGTTCACCTCAAATGTTTATGCCGCCTTGCGCATTTTCTTGCCATTGGTTGCTGATTTTTTGTGGCGCGCCATCACGGATTTGTAGATGGCAATTATCTCCTCAGCATGGCGAGCCATGGGTTTAGGCGGTGCAATGTTAGACCTAAGCATGTTTAGCGTTTGCGGATTTTCAATTAGATATCGCAAGTGCGAAGCTAATCCCCGAGTGTTTCCCATTTCAAAAAGAAAGCCATTTTTGCCGTGTTTGATCCATTCGGGTATTCCTCCTGCGCGCGCGCCAACTACTGGCACGCCTGCGCCAAGAGCCTCCATGACGGTTCGAGGGGCGGGTTCGTGCCATAAAGGAGGCACCACGCAGGCGGACATGTTGCCAAGGATGTGTGACAATAGGTTGGGCTTGTAATAACCTGCAAATTCCACTTTGGGTAGGAACCTGTTATCCTCTCGGAGGCGGCGTTCAATTTCGCGCGCGTAATTATGGTCGGCAATTGAGCCGTGAATGCTTATCTCAAACTTGTCTCGGACGTCGTGAAGTATTTCGGCGGCATCAAGCAGTAAGTGAACGCCTTTTCTGAAAATAATGGTTCCAAGGAAACCAAACGTAATCTTTTCGCTCTGCTGCCGCAGAAACTTGTCTTTTGTTGCCCAGAGTTGTTCAGCTGTTCCCGCTGCTGGAGTAATTGTAATTATTCGCTCTGGGGCTATTCCATGCTCCACATAAAGGTTGCGCACATAGTTTGAGACTGCTATTATTGCATTAGCTTTGTTAAGCCATCGAATAATGTTTCGATAGCGGGCTGCGTAGGCAAGAGCCCTGTCCTTCACATCAGGTTCGCCTTCTATTGGTGGGATGCACTCCGCGCACTTGGTGCCGTCTCCGGGGCCTGAGCACACCCTATTGTGTCTATCAAGGAGATCGTGTCTTGGGCAAATGAACCAGTAGTTATGCAAAGTTACAACAAAAGGAATTCCCATTTCATAGGCGGTTTGCAAAAGAGAAGCCGAAAGCCCGGCTAGATTGTGGAAGTGGATAATGTCCGGGTGCTTCTGGTTAACCGTCCAGCAAAGCACTATCTCGCTTTCGGTGTTTTGCATTTCGCGCAATGGATGGTTTAAATCTGCGAATTCCACATGACGGTTGGTAACCCCATAGATATCTAAACCCTTGTAATTGTGACGAAAAACGGCGAACCCCAATCCCCCTTCAACATGCCTAGGGCATGCTGCTAGGATTGAGCTGGAATGGCCGGCGATAGAGAGCTGGTCGCACAATTCCTGAGTGTATGCCACAGGTCCCAGGGTGAGATGGTCGGGAGGTTGACCCCAAGTGACGTGGAGAATCTTCATTTTTTGCTCTCCTTAAGGAAAATAGTTTATTCCATAAAATTGGGGCAATCACAAGACACTTTTTATTATCGGAAATTGGGGTTGAGGGCTTTAGAGGGCATCCATTTCCATTCCGAGAGGTAATTTGCTAAGATACAGTCAGCAAATATTTTTGGAGGTGATTCGATTGATACACATGGTATTGATTTTAAGTATATGTGCAGCTTTGCTTTTTGCAGGCGTTGCCAACGCTGAGATTTCGAAGGGATTTCTTATTAAGACGGTTTCTGTTGGAGGGAAGGACTATAAATATGTTGTCTACGTCCCTTTATGCTATGATGGGAAGAAAGCATCGCCCGCGATTATATTCCTAAATGGTAAAGGTGAGTGCGGTTCCGATGGATGGAGGCAGGTTTTCCACTTTGGCTCGGCTATTATGTTGGACGCGGAAAAGTGGCCATTTATTGTCATGTTTCCACAAAAGCAGTCGCCGGAGACACAGTGGGAAGATGAGGAGGCAATGGTTCTTTCAATTTTGGAGAAAACCTGCCTTGAATATAAGATTGATAAGTCAAGGCTCTACCTTACGGGGCTTTCGCAAGGTGGTCATGGGACATGGGCAATCGCTGCTCGCCATCCAGATCTCTTTGCCGCGATTGCGCCGGTATGCGGGTATGGAGAAAAGTCGCTTGCCGATAAGGTTGCTATGCTTCCTGTGTGGATTTTCCACGGCGATGCTGACCAAGTCGTACCGGTGGAGAAGGCATATGAGATGGAGAAATGGATAAAGGAGGCGGGTGGCTCGCCGAAGCTGACCATTTATCCTGGCGTCGGCCACAATTCGTGGGACAAGGCTTACCGAGAGGAAAACCTTGGCGCATGGTTTCTCGAGCATGAAAAGGCTAAGTAGGTGGATGTAAGTCTTGTAGATGACGTTGCCGAGATTGACAGGCTACAATTATTCTGCTGAGGAGGTTTCAATGCGCATAGGATTTGTTGATCATCATCTAAACAACTATCATGCGGACAAGTTTCTTTCGTTGATTCGCGGGCCGCTATCAGATTTGGGAGCAGAGATTGCCATAGCGTGGGAATCGGACCCAATGGATGGCGATTGGTGCGAAAAGAACAGCGTCCAAAGGGCGGGGAGCATTGCCGAAGTATGTCAGAAGTCTGATGCGGTGTTCATCTTAGCCCCCGACAATATAGATGACCATTTAAAATTAGCGAGAGAGGTTCTCCCTTATGGGAAACCTACTGCAATTGATAAGGCACTTGCTTTTAAAGTTTCTGAGGCCAAAGAAATTGTTGAGCTTGCAAGAAAGCATAATACACCAGTTACATCGAGTTCAGCCCTTGCTTTTGCGGTCGAGCTTGAGGATTTGCTTAATCAGATAGGTGAGCCACCTGCGGAAGTCTTTGTTACCGGCATGGGCGAGTGGAAGAACTACGGGCTCCATACGCTTTCGATGGCACTGCGAGTCATGGGGCCGGGCATTAAGCGGCTGATAGACACCGGCACGGAGTCCAGCCGTGTGGTAACTCTTGACTATGGCGGGGGAAGAAAGGCTTTTGTGACAGTCCGATGGTCGAGCGATATGTGGCAGATTTTTCCGTGGACCCTTGGCATCCGACTTAACCGGGAAAAATACCTTTATACAACGATTCAAGATTATGACGGCTTTTATGCGAACCTTTTGAAGAAGGTAATTGAATTCTTTCAGACCAGTGTTCCACCATTTCCTGGTGAGCTTGCCATGGAGCTGGTCGCGGTTCTCGAATATGCAGACCAGTCTCTAGCTGGTGGCGGATTGTGGGTTGAGACTTAGCAATCAATTTGAGGAATGGCACATTCGGCAGTATTTCTCCTCATGGCATTTGAAGCACGGAGAGCCTTGAGCAAGGCTGGCGCCGTGTTTCTTGTGCTCCATAATAAAGTTGGACGGATGCGGCATCTCTACCCCATGGCACTTCTGGCATGAATCCTTACCATGGCACAGGTCGCAAAGTCCGGGCGAAGCCTTTCCTTGCTCGGAATGTTTTTTCTTAAATTCGCCCGCATGGGATGCGGGAGCTGCGCTGTGGCACTTAGCGCAATCAGAGGAATCATGACAGCGGAGGCATGCTGTTGACTCGGACTTTGCTGAATCCTTATGCCCCATCAACCAGCTTGGCTTGTGTGGCATCTCAACTTTGTGGCAATCAGAGCAACTTTGAGTTCTGTGGCAGGCTAAACAGGATTTAGTGTTTTTCAGTGCAGTTTTGCCGTGGGCCTTTAGCCAGTTACCCTTGTGTGAAGCAGGCATAGTGGT
Encoded proteins:
- a CDS encoding tetratricopeptide repeat protein, which translates into the protein MGKVARKKVPARNKKSESCGCGVDYHYDPGWTTASEQDEIVEPEKTNSMTPNRAQKHEILKRVYVRLGHIERAKEQLTEILRLRPNDIRVITEIGDIEYSQAKYPEAKERYSAVLEMGHDNAEIRYRLGICVKNLGDFETAEKHFRWAIELRPTYLDAYVELGRLYGERNQLTNALQCFAKAVEMDPTYADAYFAAARMLATSGRYKDAIDVYRAGLSYSPRNAPVFVELGNCYIEIGAYELAKMAFRQALAIRPDFDEAEEGIYFIEELSTKRKAA
- a CDS encoding glycosyltransferase, yielding MKILHVTWGQPPDHLTLGPVAYTQELCDQLSIAGHSSSILAACPRHVEGGLGFAVFRHNYKGLDIYGVTNRHVEFADLNHPLREMQNTESEIVLCWTVNQKHPDIIHFHNLAGLSASLLQTAYEMGIPFVVTLHNYWFICPRHDLLDRHNRVCSGPGDGTKCAECIPPIEGEPDVKDRALAYAARYRNIIRWLNKANAIIAVSNYVRNLYVEHGIAPERIITITPAAGTAEQLWATKDKFLRQQSEKITFGFLGTIIFRKGVHLLLDAAEILHDVRDKFEISIHGSIADHNYAREIERRLREDNRFLPKVEFAGYYKPNLLSHILGNMSACVVPPLWHEPAPRTVMEALGAGVPVVGARAGGIPEWIKHGKNGFLFEMGNTRGLASHLRYLIENPQTLNMLRSNIAPPKPMARHAEEIIAIYKSVMARHKKSATNGKKMRKAA
- a CDS encoding prolyl oligopeptidase family serine peptidase; the protein is MIHMVLILSICAALLFAGVANAEISKGFLIKTVSVGGKDYKYVVYVPLCYDGKKASPAIIFLNGKGECGSDGWRQVFHFGSAIMLDAEKWPFIVMFPQKQSPETQWEDEEAMVLSILEKTCLEYKIDKSRLYLTGLSQGGHGTWAIAARHPDLFAAIAPVCGYGEKSLADKVAMLPVWIFHGDADQVVPVEKAYEMEKWIKEAGGSPKLTIYPGVGHNSWDKAYREENLGAWFLEHEKAK
- a CDS encoding Gfo/Idh/MocA family oxidoreductase, encoding MRIGFVDHHLNNYHADKFLSLIRGPLSDLGAEIAIAWESDPMDGDWCEKNSVQRAGSIAEVCQKSDAVFILAPDNIDDHLKLAREVLPYGKPTAIDKALAFKVSEAKEIVELARKHNTPVTSSSALAFAVELEDLLNQIGEPPAEVFVTGMGEWKNYGLHTLSMALRVMGPGIKRLIDTGTESSRVVTLDYGGGRKAFVTVRWSSDMWQIFPWTLGIRLNREKYLYTTIQDYDGFYANLLKKVIEFFQTSVPPFPGELAMELVAVLEYADQSLAGGGLWVET